Within Nitrospirota bacterium, the genomic segment GAGCACATTTCGCTGGCGTCTGCGCGGTTTCGTGACGAACCCTCATGAATCATCCGGGCTACCATCAGCCAGTCAGACGGTCACCCGTCCGTCGGAGGACTGATGCAGGCACCAGAGGACCCGCCCGGCCGCGCTACTCTCCGAACGCCGACTCGAGCAACGGCTCGACTTCGCCCTTGCGCTCCATCTCATCGAGCACGTCCGTGTCGCCGTAGAATTGGCCATTGATGAAGACTTTGGGCAAGGTCGGCCAGTTGGTCATGCGGGAAAGATATTCCCGCTTCGGCATGTTGTCGAGGACGTCGATGACTTCGAACGGCCGCTTGTACTTGGCGAAGAACTGGATCGTCTCCACCGTGAATCCGCAGCGCGGCATCATTTTCGTGCCCTTGCCGTAAATGAGAATCTTGTGCTGCGCAATCTCCTGCTTAACCTCGTCTTCGATCGGATTGCTCATCGTCACTCCTTCCGAAAAGTCAAAAGGACTCCGTGTCCCGGAGCCTCATGTACGCGCAACGCCCGCCTCATCCGGCGTCTGGGCCTTCAACTCCGCCGCGTGGATACGACCATCCGCCATGGGATCGCGCAACGCCTGATAAATCAGCCGGTTGCGATCCAACAGATTCTTCCCCTGAAACGCGTTCGACACAACCCGGATCGCAAAGTGATCGCGCGTACCGGTGCGGTCCACGATGGCCACCTCGGCATCGGGCATCACGGCCCGCAGATAGTCCACAATCGCCTCGTTCGTGATCACACCGCCTCCTCCCAGGACATCGCCGGTCGTGTATCTTAGCGTATCCACAGCAACGGCGGCAAGTCAAAGACCGGACGAGGGACTGTCTTCCCGCTACGCAACAAACGCCAGAGACCAAGGCCCAGCCCCCGAAACCGCTCGGATGAACGGCGGGTCAGACGTTGAAACGGAAGTAGATCACGTCGCCGTCTTTGACCACGTACTCCTTGCCTTCCAGGCGCAGCAGGCCTTTCTCTTTCACGGCGGCGGTGGATTTGAGGGTCAGGAGGTCATCGCAGGACATGACTTCGGCCCGGATGAAGCCTTTTTCGATGTCGGAGTGGATCTTGCCCGCGGCTGCGGGGGCTTTGGTGCCGGCGGTCACGGTCCAGGCGCGGCATTCGTCTTCGCCCGCGGTGAAGAAGGTGATCAGGCCCAGCAGCTTGTAGGCCGCGTGCGCCAAGCGGTCCAGGCCGGACTCTTTGAGGCCGAGGCCCGCGAGGAATTCGGGGCGATCGGCTTCTGGCAGTGCGGCGATCTCTTCTTCGACCTTGCCGCTGATGACCACCAGGGGTGCCCCCTCGGCCGCGGCCAAACGGCGTAACGGCGCGACCAGCGAGTTCTGGGGCTCGCC encodes:
- a CDS encoding glutaredoxin domain-containing protein, yielding MSNPIEDEVKQEIAQHKILIYGKGTKMMPRCGFTVETIQFFAKYKRPFEVIDVLDNMPKREYLSRMTNWPTLPKVFINGQFYGDTDVLDEMERKGEVEPLLESAFGE
- a CDS encoding BolA/IbaG family iron-sulfur metabolism protein; this translates as MITNEAIVDYLRAVMPDAEVAIVDRTGTRDHFAIRVVSNAFQGKNLLDRNRLIYQALRDPMADGRIHAAELKAQTPDEAGVART